The Fusobacterium perfoetens genomic interval AATTTTAAATCTTTTCTTTTAATATCAATGATTTAATTTTTAAATTTTTTATTTTATTTTTAAAAAGTCTATTAAAAAATTTAAATTTTTCTAAATTATTTTAATAAAATTTAATTTTTTTATATTATTTTTTTACAAAAATATATAAAAAAACTAGTGAAAATTTAAAAAGCATAAAATTAAAAATTATTTTTTATCTTATATCTTTAAATAAATTTTTTCAAAAAATAAAAAATGACTCTTAATCCCTTAAAAGTCATATTTTTTATCATAAGTAGGCATCACGTAAGCCGGGTTTTGTATTAGTTAATTATTTATCTAGTCTTATAATCGCTTATAAGCTCAAGCAACTTACCATGAAAGCTGGACGAGCAGCCCTTAACCTTTCTTTCTTAGTCTTGCTCCAGAGGGGGTTTACAAAACATTTTCAGTTTCCTAAAAATTTGGTAGTCTCTTACACCACCTTTTCACCCTTACCATAATGGCGGTTTATTTTCTGTTGCACTTTCCTTAGAATTACTTCCAATAGCCGTTAGCTATCCTCTTTGCTCTATGGAGCCCGGACTTTCCTCTTGGAATTTCCAAGCAATTAACTGTAATACCTACACTACATTATATCACAAAATTTTTACTTTTCTATTTTTTTCTCTAAAATATGTTTTTTTTCTTATTTTTCAATAACTTTATTCGCCTCAAGTTCTTCTTTTTCCTCTTCCTCATCATTTTTTTGAGAAGTTAAAATCTGTTCCATAGCATTTAAAATACTTGTAATATATTCTTCATATTTTTGTTCATACAAATATTTTTGATAATAATCCAAAACGACTCCTATCTCTGTGGATTTATTTTCCATGTTCAAATCTTCTGAAAAATTAAGCTCTGCACCTATTTCATCTTCACTTATTTTTTGAATATTAAAAATTATCGTTTGCTGAGGATCCTCTACTTGAAAACTTTCCTCTCCATTAAAAATATTTACATACAACTTTATCTTTTGATTATTTTCTATTTTTTCTATTACTTTTTCAATTCTTTTTATAGCTTCAGAATTTAAAGTTTTTGTTTCATCTTTTATTCCAGCAAAACTATTAGAAAAAATAATCATAGACAAAATACAATACAATATCTTTTTCATTCTGTCCTCTCTAAATTTTATTAAACACAGGAATATCATTAAATTCTATAATTTCTATTCCTTCAAATTCTTCTAATTCTTTTTTTATAATCTCTCCAAAAAAATGTTCTGTTTCATAATGTCCTATATCTACAATACAAAATCCCTCTTCCATAGCATCTAAAGCTTCGTGATATTTCACATCTCCAGTTATAAGAAGATCTGCTCCCATTTTTTTAGCCTTTCTCCAATAACTACTTCCAGCACCATTTACTATAGCAACTTTTTTTATTAAAAGTTCATCTAGATTTTTTCCTGCCACTCTTAAATTGTTAGTTAAAAAATTTTCTTTTATCCTTTCCAGAAAATCACTAAACTTTATTTTTTCATCTAATGAATAGACACGTCCTATTCCACTTTCATTTTCGTTTATTTCATCTATAATTTTTCCGCCAATCAGATTTAATTTTTTTCCAACATAGTCATTTAAACCATCTTTTGTACTATCAAGATTAGTATGAAGAGAATATACTGCAATATTATTTTCTATCGCTTTTATTATTTTTTCTCCAATAATTGTATCACTATTTATTTTTTTTACTCCCGAAAAAATTATAGGATGATGAGAGATTATCAGATCAACACCATTTTTTACTGCATTATCTATTATTTCCATTGTTACATCTAAAGAAAGTTGGATTTTTTTTATTTCATTTTGTCTTCTACCTATCATAAGACCAACATTATCCCATTCTTCTTTATTAGTCACAGGAAATTTTTTTTCCAAAACTTTTATTATTTCATTTAAAATCATAGAGAAAACATCCTTCCATCTCTTGATGAAATTTTAGAAAGTGCCATTGAAAATAGTGGTTCTCCTTGATTTTTTTCAAGTTTCATCTCTTGTTCTATTTCAAATATTGAGTATCTTTTATCAAGTCCCAATCCAAAATAATATTCAATAGCTTTTATTTCATTTTTTGAAAGTGTAAAAGCTACATCATCTATTGATAAACTTTCTAATTTTTTTATTTTTTGCTCTTTCTCTTCGTTCGTTATTTCAACATCGTCCATATGAGTTTTTGTGAAATAATATAAAAATTCTTGTTTCATTTGTTCAAATCTTTCTTCAATGTAAAAAGACATTTGTCTTCCTGCCCAAATTTTTATATATTTTTTTATATTTCCATTATCATATGAATATCTATTTATAGCCTCTACAGCCCCCATTACACCCTCTTGGATAAGTTCAAGGTATTCTATCCCATCTCTTAAGAAATAAAGAGCTATTTTAGCTATCTCTGTGAAATTATCAACTATTATTTTTTCTTTTGCTTCTTCATCTTCTAAATTATCTGTAAATTCTTCATATTCCTCTTCCGTCAAAGGTTCATAAAGATTTATTTCTTCCAAATAATCTAAAACATTTTCATCACTCATTTCTTCAACAGGTTTTTGAGAAATTAAAAATTCATTTTCTCTTTCCAATTCTAAATCAAATTCTAAATCATCTTTTAAAAATTCGTCAAACTCATTATTATCTCTATACTTTTCAAACACAAACTTCTCAAAATTTTCTAATAACATTTTTTCTCCTTACTTAAAAAATAGGAGCTTTGTAGCTCCTATCTATTATTTTTGTTTAAAATCTTCTAATTTTTTTCTTCTGCTAGGGTGTCTTAATTTTCTAAGAGCTTTCACTTCTATTTGTCTTATTCTTTCTCTTGTAACTTTAAATATTTTTCCAACTTCTTCTAATGTTTTTGGAGCTCCATCTTCAAGACCATATCTGTATCTTAAAACTTGTTTCTCTCTATTATTTAAAGTATTTAAAACTTCGTTAAGTTGCTCTTTTAATAAAACTCTATTAGTTTCTTCATAAGGATTTAACATTTTGTTATCCTCTACGAAATCTCCTAATTCACTATCCTCTTCACTTCCAACTGGAGTTTCAAGAGAGATTGGATCTTGGTTCATCTCTTGGATAGCTTTTACTTTTTCAACTTCTAGATTTAATCTTTTTGCAATTATATCTGGAGTAGCATCTCTTCCTGTTTCTTGAAGATATACTCTAGCTTCTTTTTTGATTTTATTAATTGTTTCTATCATATGAACTGGTATTCTAATAGTTCTACCTTGGTCAGCAATAGCTCTTGTTATTGCTTGTCTTATCCACCAAGTTGCATACGTAGAAAATTTATATCCTTTTGTATATTCAAACTTATCAACAGCTTTCATAAGTCCGATATTTCCTTCTTGAATAAGATCAAGAAGTTTTAAACCTCTATTTGTATGTTTTTTTGCAATACTTACTACTAGTCTTAAGTTTGCCTCAACAAGTTGTTGTGCTGCATACTCGTCACCTTCGTAAGCTCTTTTTGCATAATCTAATTCTTCTGCGTGACTAAGTAATGGAATTTGTCCTATCTCTCTTAAGTACATTTTTATAGGCTCATCTACTCCCATCTCATTTGACATCATTCCACTATAATAATCATCATCTGAAAAATCTTCTTTTGAATAATCATCAAAGTCATCTAAATCCATATCATCAAAGTCATGGAAATCTAAATCATCCAAATCTCCAAAATCATCTTCGTCTAATATATTTTTTCCAGCAAAATCATCATAGTTTCCATAATCTAATGGGTCTTTTTCAGCTTTTTTAGATTTTGAAGAGTCAGCTTTTTTGTTTTTTCTAGCAACCATTTCTTCTTCTTTTATTATCTCAATACCTTGGTCAATCATACCTTCTATTAGTTGCTGTATTTTTTCAACAGAAAGCTCATCTTTTAATTCCCTATTGATTTCTTCATAAGTAATCACTTTGTCTTGTATAGCTTTACGAAGTAAGGCAAGAACTTTTTCATTTGTTATTAATTCTTTTAATCCTTCCATAGATGAGAAGCCTCCTTATAAAATATTATTTTCACTTAGTATCCCCCTAAATTTTTTGTACTTTTCCACTAATTCTACAAAACTTATTTCTGAACCTAGTTCCATTTCTAGTTTTTTTAACTTAAAAGTTAAAAGTAAATCTTTAGATTCTCCCTCTAAAGTTTTTATTTCTTTTAAAAACCAAGATTTATAGATTTCTTTTAACAATTCTTGACGTTTCTTTTCATCTGAATATTCTGTCGAACGAAACATAAGAGTTAAAATCTTATCCCTTTCACTTTCAGTAAATTCCTCTTGCTTTATAAATTCCATAAGCTCCATTGATAACTCTTTTCCCTCTTCTAGATTTTCAAAAAAATAAAATATCTTTTTTGAAAAACTTGACTCAAGAGTTTTATCAAAAAAATACTTAAAAAAATCTATCTGAGAAAAAATGAGCTCAATAGTCATTTCTTCTAATATACTGTGTTCAGCCTGTTTTTCCTTTTCTTTTTTTGAAAAAATTTCAATTTTTTCTTCAACTTTTTTATAAACATTATTGTCAATTAAAGTTTCTTTTAAAAGATTTTTATCTAGATTTGTGTATTTAGCTAATTTATCTAAATACAAACTTCTTTCCAAAATTGATTCTACATTTTTAAAAAATTCTTTAAATCTTGCTATAAATTTTTCTTTAGACATTATATTTGAAAGATCATATTCCTTTGAGTAAAGCTCATATAAAAAATCAAAAATCTCCAAAGAATTTTTTACACACTTTAAAAATGCCTCTTTTCCAAAAGTTTTTAAGTATTCATCTGGATCTTTAGCATTTTCTAATTTTAATACCCTTATATTAAATCCTAAATTTTTAAGAATAAGTGCTGTCCTCTCTGTTGCCATCTGACCAGCACTATCCATATCTAAAGACATAATAACATTATTTGTATATTTTTTTAGCAACTCTCCCTGTTCATAGGTAAAAGCAGTTCCAAGTGAAGCTAGTGCCACATCAAATCCATAACTATGAGCTGAGAGAACATCCATATATCCTTCCATCAACAAAGAATAATTTTTCTTTTTTAATATACTTCCTTTATCTTTTATTCCATAAAGATTTTTTCCTTTTTTGAAAATAGGAGTATCTGGGGAGTTTATATATTTAGGAATCTCTTTACTACTTTCTAAAGTTCTTCCTCCAAAAGCAATTATTCTTCCACTTACAGAATATATAGGAAACATTATCCTATTTCTAAAAGCATCATAAATCCCTTTTTCTCCATTTTTAGCAAGTCCTAACTCCACAATATCATCTTTTTGAAAACCTTTTTTTATAAGGTGATCAAATAATCCACTCCACTCACTTAGAGCATAACCAAGTTGATTTTCTCTTATAACCTTAGGAGAAACACCTCTTTTATTAAGATATTCTAAAGCGATTCTTCCTTGATTTTCAAAAATATTCTCTTGATAATAATTGTGAGCTTCTTCCATTATCTTATAATATTTTTCATTTTCTTCTTTTTGCCTAAAATTTTTATTTTCATAAGCTTTTATTGGGACATTATATTTTTTTGCCAGTTCTCCCACTGCTTCTTCGTAGGAAATTTTGTGATACATAGAATAAAATTTTATTGCATTTCCACCAGCACCACACACAAAACATTTACAAATATTTTTTGTAGGGCTAACTGAAAATGAAGGAGTAGTATCTGGATGAAATGGACAAAGCCCTTTATAATTAGCTCCTGATTTTTTTAGTTCAATCTCATCTCCAACAACTTCTTCTATTCTCAAATGGCTTAATAAATTTTCTATGTCCTCTGACCTAT includes:
- the rpoD gene encoding RNA polymerase sigma factor RpoD gives rise to the protein MEGLKELITNEKVLALLRKAIQDKVITYEEINRELKDELSVEKIQQLIEGMIDQGIEIIKEEEMVARKNKKADSSKSKKAEKDPLDYGNYDDFAGKNILDEDDFGDLDDLDFHDFDDMDLDDFDDYSKEDFSDDDYYSGMMSNEMGVDEPIKMYLREIGQIPLLSHAEELDYAKRAYEGDEYAAQQLVEANLRLVVSIAKKHTNRGLKLLDLIQEGNIGLMKAVDKFEYTKGYKFSTYATWWIRQAITRAIADQGRTIRIPVHMIETINKIKKEARVYLQETGRDATPDIIAKRLNLEVEKVKAIQEMNQDPISLETPVGSEEDSELGDFVEDNKMLNPYEETNRVLLKEQLNEVLNTLNNREKQVLRYRYGLEDGAPKTLEEVGKIFKVTRERIRQIEVKALRKLRHPSRRKKLEDFKQK
- a CDS encoding Nif3-like dinuclear metal center hexameric protein, producing MILNEIIKVLEKKFPVTNKEEWDNVGLMIGRRQNEIKKIQLSLDVTMEIIDNAVKNGVDLIISHHPIIFSGVKKINSDTIIGEKIIKAIENNIAVYSLHTNLDSTKDGLNDYVGKKLNLIGGKIIDEINENESGIGRVYSLDEKIKFSDFLERIKENFLTNNLRVAGKNLDELLIKKVAIVNGAGSSYWRKAKKMGADLLITGDVKYHEALDAMEEGFCIVDIGHYETEHFFGEIIKKELEEFEGIEIIEFNDIPVFNKI
- the dnaG gene encoding DNA primase, which produces MKYRSEDIENLLSHLRIEEVVGDEIELKKSGANYKGLCPFHPDTTPSFSVSPTKNICKCFVCGAGGNAIKFYSMYHKISYEEAVGELAKKYNVPIKAYENKNFRQKEENEKYYKIMEEAHNYYQENIFENQGRIALEYLNKRGVSPKVIRENQLGYALSEWSGLFDHLIKKGFQKDDIVELGLAKNGEKGIYDAFRNRIMFPIYSVSGRIIAFGGRTLESSKEIPKYINSPDTPIFKKGKNLYGIKDKGSILKKKNYSLLMEGYMDVLSAHSYGFDVALASLGTAFTYEQGELLKKYTNNVIMSLDMDSAGQMATERTALILKNLGFNIRVLKLENAKDPDEYLKTFGKEAFLKCVKNSLEIFDFLYELYSKEYDLSNIMSKEKFIARFKEFFKNVESILERSLYLDKLAKYTNLDKNLLKETLIDNNVYKKVEEKIEIFSKKEKEKQAEHSILEEMTIELIFSQIDFFKYFFDKTLESSFSKKIFYFFENLEEGKELSMELMEFIKQEEFTESERDKILTLMFRSTEYSDEKKRQELLKEIYKSWFLKEIKTLEGESKDLLLTFKLKKLEMELGSEISFVELVEKYKKFRGILSENNIL
- a CDS encoding sigma factor — its product is MLLENFEKFVFEKYRDNNEFDEFLKDDLEFDLELERENEFLISQKPVEEMSDENVLDYLEEINLYEPLTEEEYEEFTDNLEDEEAKEKIIVDNFTEIAKIALYFLRDGIEYLELIQEGVMGAVEAINRYSYDNGNIKKYIKIWAGRQMSFYIEERFEQMKQEFLYYFTKTHMDDVEITNEEKEQKIKKLESLSIDDVAFTLSKNEIKAIEYYFGLGLDKRYSIFEIEQEMKLEKNQGEPLFSMALSKISSRDGRMFSL